The Mesorhizobium sp. M1D.F.Ca.ET.043.01.1.1 genome contains a region encoding:
- a CDS encoding methyltransferase domain-containing protein, with protein MSALAQRSLIPEILDRLAADDQRALASRRDLRRINALMFQAPIMASLMRKFLPRPPDHILEIGAGDGTLMLRVARRMARDWREVELTMLDRVALVTPKLAADFAALGWTVETVTADVFDWAGRADGRRFDAITVNLFLHHFDDAGLLLLFSLLRRKAPLILASEPLRTGFALTAARLLPAIGVNDVTRHDAVQSVRAGFRGSELSDLWSAAGGRPLEERRAGPFSHVFVGAAPAADA; from the coding sequence ATGAGCGCGCTCGCCCAGCGCAGCCTCATCCCGGAAATCCTCGATCGCCTCGCGGCCGACGATCAACGGGCGCTTGCCTCGCGCCGCGACCTGCGGCGCATCAATGCGCTGATGTTCCAGGCGCCAATCATGGCATCGCTCATGCGGAAATTCTTGCCGCGGCCGCCCGACCACATCCTGGAGATCGGCGCCGGCGACGGCACCTTAATGCTGAGGGTGGCCCGGCGCATGGCAAGGGACTGGCGCGAGGTGGAACTTACGATGCTCGATCGGGTCGCTCTCGTCACGCCAAAGCTCGCGGCGGATTTCGCCGCTCTGGGATGGACGGTCGAAACCGTCACCGCCGATGTGTTCGATTGGGCGGGCAGGGCGGATGGCAGGCGCTTCGACGCGATCACAGTCAACCTGTTCCTGCATCATTTCGACGACGCCGGACTGCTGCTCCTGTTTTCACTTTTGCGGCGCAAGGCTCCGCTCATTCTGGCGTCGGAACCGCTGCGGACAGGCTTCGCGCTGACCGCCGCCCGGCTTCTGCCGGCAATCGGCGTCAACGACGTCACCCGGCATGACGCGGTCCAGAGCGTGCGCGCCGGCTTTCGCGGCAGCGAGCTTTCCGACCTCTGGAGCGCCGCCGGCGGGAGACCGCTGGAGGAGCGGCGCGCCGGGCCTTTCTCCCATGTCTTCGTCGGCGCGGCGCCGGCGGCGGATGCGTGA
- a CDS encoding type III polyketide synthase, producing MPANAYINRIATAVPEHEVHQFYLRYAGSMLAADRSRIFERMAGLAGIEHRFSCFAPALDPEGPSVDLAGTFRRGAFPGTAARMAMYSEAAPVLAQKAVDGLHLGNEASRITHLIVTSCTGFSAPGIDLDLVRRCNLPDNIERTMIGFMGCYAAVNGLKLARHIVRSDPQARVLLVNIEVCTLHIRETSELEKLLSFCLWGDGCAASLVTAEPPGIELDSFCCTVADERRDLMTWDIRDHGFDMYLSGQVPAAVQHALRSNQDALLGGRAAEAIDLWAVHPGGRTILDAVERALDLEPAALEASREVLRRYGNMSSPTVMFVMEEMLKKPGGLLGCGLSFGPGLTAETMLFRTVS from the coding sequence ATGCCCGCCAACGCCTATATCAACCGCATCGCGACTGCGGTTCCGGAGCACGAAGTTCATCAGTTCTACCTACGCTACGCGGGCTCGATGCTTGCCGCCGATCGCAGCAGGATATTCGAACGCATGGCCGGCCTCGCCGGCATCGAGCACCGCTTTTCCTGCTTCGCGCCCGCCCTCGACCCCGAAGGGCCGTCGGTCGACCTTGCCGGAACCTTCAGGCGCGGCGCGTTCCCCGGTACGGCCGCCAGAATGGCGATGTACAGCGAAGCCGCGCCTGTGCTTGCGCAAAAGGCCGTTGACGGACTTCACCTCGGCAACGAGGCGTCGCGCATCACCCATCTCATCGTCACCTCTTGCACCGGTTTCTCGGCGCCCGGCATCGACCTCGACCTGGTTCGGCGCTGCAACCTTCCCGACAACATCGAACGCACGATGATCGGCTTCATGGGCTGCTATGCAGCGGTCAACGGCCTCAAGCTTGCCCGCCACATCGTCCGCTCGGATCCGCAGGCGAGGGTGCTGCTGGTCAATATCGAGGTTTGCACCCTGCACATCAGGGAGACCAGCGAGCTGGAAAAGCTCTTGTCCTTCTGCCTTTGGGGCGATGGCTGCGCGGCGAGCCTCGTCACCGCCGAGCCGCCCGGCATAGAGCTCGACTCCTTCTGTTGCACCGTTGCGGACGAGCGGCGGGACTTGATGACCTGGGACATCCGCGACCACGGCTTCGACATGTATCTTTCGGGCCAGGTGCCGGCGGCGGTCCAGCACGCGCTGCGCAGCAACCAGGACGCCCTCCTCGGCGGCCGGGCTGCAGAGGCGATCGACCTCTGGGCCGTGCATCCCGGCGGCCGCACCATTCTCGACGCCGTCGAGAGGGCGCTGGACCTCGAGCCGGCCGCGCTTGAAGCGTCGCGCGAGGTGCTGCGCCGATACGGCAACATGTCGTCGCCGACTGTCATGTTCGTGATGGAAGAGATGCTGAAGAAGCCGGGCGGGCTGCTCGGCTGCGGCCTGTCGTTCGGACCTGGGCTGACGGCGGAGACCATGCTGTTCAGGACCGTCTCATGA
- a CDS encoding multicopper oxidase family protein — protein MHRRGFLAAGLATALSVPRALAQMKMDGMSNMDSMPGMGGHAGHDMGAMSKGPAPLPEGEALRELSLLANDAGRPGLFRARLTAAPATARFAADRDTPILGYNGMSPGPLIEAHEGDRVEITFANRIEGEPSTIHWHGMPVPAGQDGNPMDQVAAGADRVYAFELPEGSAGSYWYHPHPHGRTAEQVYRGLAGAFVVKAKADPVPTAYGDTVLMFTDLRLAADGSMPESDMKDLMNGRVGDHVLVNGQKNPRLAMAMGAKRRLRLYNATNARFLRLAFDGAAMTIIGTDGGLLGKPVAADEILLSPAERVELVVAFDRPGAATLTALDYDRGWMGPGQPADAGLTLLTVDVSETPAEAMPPLPEQLRPIAPLGQPTVSRRFVFTETMAMNATGMEMGFLINGKAFDMERVDIVARAGETELWEIVNQADMDHPFHLHGTQFQVVERERDGKVSKQPYLAWKDTVNVARGETVRLKLRQERPGPRMYHCHILEHEQLGMMGIVDVQA, from the coding sequence ATGCATCGTCGCGGCTTTCTGGCAGCCGGCCTGGCAACGGCTCTGTCGGTCCCTCGCGCGCTGGCGCAGATGAAGATGGATGGCATGTCGAACATGGATTCCATGCCGGGGATGGGCGGCCATGCGGGCCACGACATGGGCGCCATGTCGAAAGGCCCGGCCCCGCTGCCAGAAGGCGAGGCGCTGCGCGAGCTATCGCTGCTTGCCAACGACGCCGGCCGGCCCGGCCTGTTCAGGGCGAGGCTGACGGCGGCGCCCGCCACGGCGCGTTTCGCCGCTGACCGGGACACTCCGATCCTTGGCTATAACGGCATGAGCCCGGGCCCGCTGATCGAGGCCCATGAGGGCGACCGCGTCGAGATCACTTTCGCCAACCGGATCGAGGGCGAGCCAAGCACCATCCACTGGCACGGCATGCCGGTGCCCGCCGGCCAGGACGGCAATCCGATGGACCAGGTGGCGGCGGGTGCGGACCGCGTCTACGCCTTCGAGCTGCCGGAAGGCAGCGCCGGCTCCTACTGGTATCATCCGCATCCGCACGGCCGGACGGCCGAGCAGGTCTATCGCGGCCTTGCCGGCGCCTTCGTCGTCAAGGCCAAGGCCGATCCCGTTCCTACGGCCTATGGCGACACGGTGCTCATGTTCACCGACCTTCGCCTTGCCGCTGACGGCTCGATGCCCGAAAGCGATATGAAGGATCTGATGAACGGCCGCGTCGGCGACCATGTCCTGGTCAACGGCCAGAAGAACCCGCGGCTCGCCATGGCGATGGGCGCGAAGCGGCGCCTGCGGCTCTACAACGCCACCAATGCGCGCTTCCTCAGGCTTGCCTTCGATGGCGCGGCGATGACGATCATCGGGACAGACGGCGGCCTGCTGGGGAAGCCGGTTGCGGCCGACGAGATCCTCCTCAGCCCCGCCGAGCGCGTCGAGCTGGTCGTCGCCTTCGACCGGCCCGGCGCCGCAACGCTCACCGCGCTCGACTACGACCGCGGCTGGATGGGTCCCGGCCAGCCTGCGGATGCCGGGCTGACGCTGCTGACGGTCGACGTCTCCGAGACGCCGGCGGAAGCGATGCCGCCGCTGCCCGAGCAGCTCAGGCCGATCGCGCCGCTTGGGCAGCCCACGGTCAGCCGCCGCTTCGTGTTCACCGAGACCATGGCGATGAACGCCACCGGCATGGAGATGGGCTTCCTGATCAACGGCAAGGCCTTCGACATGGAGCGCGTCGACATCGTCGCCAGGGCCGGCGAGACCGAGCTCTGGGAAATCGTCAACCAGGCCGATATGGACCACCCGTTCCATCTCCACGGCACGCAGTTCCAGGTGGTGGAGCGCGAGCGCGACGGCAAGGTCTCGAAGCAGCCCTATCTCGCCTGGAAGGATACGGTGAACGTGGCGCGCGGCGAGACGGTGCGGCTCAAGTTGCGCCAGGAGCGGCCGGGGCCGCGCATGTATCACTGCCATATCCTCGAGCATGAGCAGCTCGGCATGATGGGCATTGTCGACGTGCAGGCATGA
- a CDS encoding DUF4396 domain-containing protein: MLIQPIDYFLLAWFVLAAASTLYVGFDQYRNNPEPVVMKWGFILVTLYMGPLGLLLYVLADKEPRPGEHEAFTGPLWKQGVGSTIHCVAGDATGIILAAVVTATLGLPMWLDLIVEYLAGFAFGLFIFQSLFMKSMMGGSYWENVRRSFQPEFISMNFMMAGMAPVMSFLMMGRDMRAMEPTELLFWGVMSIGVIAGFTLAYPANVWLVARGLKHGLMTEREKAAKAAAQPVRGRHARMQMQQADAGGHGHHRQGGGPASGNGGAGHHMRSDATTPQITALGMASLVALAIGMIAPANWLNLTLSARDVGGVIMPQGMIMDRDTPADAMRDMAAADPRLVTASYDLVAKGDQELPFRMENGVKVFELRPSVGRWQILPDVAVDAYAYNGQIPGPRIHIRQGDRVRIDVINGLPEETTVHWHGLILPNQMDGPAEITQAPIEPGQTYSYEFTATQHGTYFYHPHAKPDRTQALGLYGALIVDPANPADEVAADHDYVIELQEWLVREGLTYPSMPMDGGMPNFFTINGKAYPSTDTIRMKVGETLKVRFIGTNNGLIHPMHIHGGPFEVVARDGETVPASARFLADTVNVGPGQRYDVVWKAQRPGKWLIHCHIPHHTTNNNVEEKGGGGLMVVIDVT, encoded by the coding sequence ATGCTCATCCAACCGATCGACTATTTCCTCCTTGCCTGGTTCGTGCTCGCGGCGGCGTCGACGCTCTATGTCGGCTTCGACCAGTACCGCAACAATCCCGAGCCGGTGGTGATGAAATGGGGCTTCATCCTTGTGACTCTCTATATGGGCCCGCTCGGCCTGCTTCTTTATGTGTTGGCCGACAAGGAGCCGCGTCCCGGCGAGCACGAGGCCTTTACCGGCCCGCTCTGGAAACAGGGCGTCGGCTCGACCATCCATTGCGTCGCCGGCGATGCCACCGGCATCATCCTTGCCGCGGTCGTCACCGCCACGCTCGGCCTGCCGATGTGGCTCGACCTCATCGTTGAATATCTTGCCGGCTTCGCCTTCGGCCTCTTCATCTTCCAGTCGCTTTTCATGAAATCGATGATGGGCGGCAGCTATTGGGAAAACGTCCGCAGGAGCTTCCAGCCCGAGTTCATCTCCATGAACTTCATGATGGCCGGCATGGCGCCGGTCATGAGTTTCCTGATGATGGGCCGTGACATGCGCGCCATGGAACCGACCGAGCTTCTGTTCTGGGGCGTGATGTCGATCGGCGTGATCGCCGGCTTCACGCTGGCCTACCCGGCCAATGTCTGGCTGGTCGCGCGCGGGCTGAAGCATGGCCTGATGACGGAGCGCGAAAAGGCGGCCAAGGCGGCTGCCCAGCCCGTGAGGGGACGGCATGCGCGAATGCAAATGCAGCAGGCTGATGCGGGCGGCCATGGTCATCATCGGCAAGGCGGCGGCCCGGCCTCCGGCAACGGCGGCGCTGGCCATCACATGCGCTCGGATGCGACCACGCCGCAGATCACCGCCCTCGGCATGGCCTCGCTGGTCGCGCTTGCCATCGGAATGATCGCGCCTGCGAACTGGCTGAACCTGACCTTGTCGGCTCGCGACGTCGGCGGGGTGATCATGCCGCAGGGCATGATCATGGACCGCGACACGCCGGCCGACGCCATGCGCGACATGGCGGCGGCCGACCCGCGCCTGGTGACCGCCTCCTACGATCTTGTGGCCAAGGGAGATCAGGAATTGCCGTTCCGCATGGAGAATGGAGTGAAGGTGTTTGAGCTCAGGCCGTCGGTGGGCCGCTGGCAGATCCTGCCGGACGTGGCGGTCGACGCCTATGCCTATAACGGCCAGATTCCGGGCCCGCGCATTCATATACGCCAGGGAGACCGTGTCCGCATCGACGTCATCAACGGCTTGCCGGAGGAGACGACGGTGCACTGGCATGGCTTGATCCTGCCCAACCAGATGGACGGGCCGGCCGAGATCACCCAGGCGCCGATCGAGCCTGGACAGACCTATTCCTACGAATTCACGGCCACCCAGCACGGCACCTATTTCTATCATCCGCACGCCAAGCCCGACCGGACCCAGGCGCTCGGCCTCTACGGTGCGCTGATCGTCGATCCCGCCAATCCCGCCGACGAGGTCGCCGCCGATCATGACTATGTCATCGAGCTGCAGGAATGGCTGGTGCGGGAGGGCCTGACCTATCCCTCAATGCCTATGGACGGCGGTATGCCGAACTTCTTCACCATCAACGGCAAGGCCTATCCCTCGACCGATACGATCCGCATGAAGGTCGGCGAGACGCTGAAGGTCCGCTTCATCGGCACCAACAACGGCCTCATCCACCCGATGCACATCCATGGCGGCCCGTTCGAGGTCGTCGCTCGCGACGGCGAGACGGTTCCAGCCTCGGCTCGCTTCCTCGCTGACACGGTCAATGTCGGGCCGGGCCAGCGCTATGACGTCGTTTGGAAGGCACAGCGCCCGGGCAAGTGGCTCATCCACTGCCACATCCCGCATCACACGACCAACAACAATGTCGAGGAGAAGGGCGGAGGCGGGCTGATGGTCGTCATCGACGTCACGTGA
- a CDS encoding dihydrofolate reductase family protein produces the protein MARIVYSMLMSLDGYIAGPDGNIDLPVPEGELHRHFNEDMRRTATMLCGRRLYEAMRYWDGPVRDAGASEVERDFARAWRETPKIVFSTTLREVGANARLADGDAVAMARSLKAETDGQISVGGAGLAAHLARARLIDEYRLYMHPVVLGGGKPYFQHGLSLALTPLGRERLSQGVTLLRYAPA, from the coding sequence GTGGCCAGGATCGTCTATTCCATGCTGATGTCGCTGGACGGCTATATTGCCGGACCGGACGGGAACATCGACTTGCCCGTTCCCGAAGGCGAATTGCACCGGCACTTCAACGAAGACATGCGGCGGACAGCGACAATGCTTTGCGGGCGGCGTCTGTACGAGGCGATGCGCTACTGGGACGGTCCGGTCCGGGACGCCGGCGCCAGCGAGGTCGAGCGCGACTTCGCCCGCGCCTGGCGCGAGACGCCGAAGATCGTGTTCTCGACGACGCTGCGCGAGGTCGGAGCCAATGCCCGCCTGGCGGATGGCGACGCCGTAGCGATGGCAAGATCGCTGAAGGCTGAGACGGATGGCCAGATCAGTGTCGGCGGCGCCGGATTGGCGGCGCATCTGGCCCGAGCGCGCCTGATCGACGAGTACCGACTCTACATGCACCCGGTCGTCCTGGGCGGCGGCAAGCCGTATTTCCAGCATGGATTGTCGCTCGCGCTGACGCCACTTGGCAGGGAGCGCCTCTCCCAAGGCGTGACGCTGCTGCGCTACGCGCCTGCCTGA
- a CDS encoding methyltransferase domain-containing protein yields MLETDKVFAGSVPENYDRYMVPLIFEPYAADLARRAASLSPGSVLEIAAGTGVVTRALAPKLPSGASYVVTDLSQPMLDYAASRQEPDSRITWRQADALALPFEDAAFDVVCCQFGAMFFPDRTLGYREAKRVLKPGGRFLFNVWDRIEENVFADDITNALARIFPDDPPRFLARTPYGYHDTALIRRELEDAGFSRVVIETRAEQSRASSPRIPAVGYCQGSPLRNEIEARDAGKLEAATDYAASVIGDRHGSGEVAAKIQAHVIVAVA; encoded by the coding sequence ATGTTGGAAACGGATAAGGTGTTCGCGGGCTCGGTTCCGGAAAACTACGACCGCTATATGGTGCCGTTGATTTTCGAGCCCTACGCCGCGGATCTGGCGCGACGGGCAGCGTCGCTCTCACCCGGCTCGGTTCTGGAAATCGCCGCGGGCACCGGCGTTGTCACCCGCGCGTTGGCGCCAAAACTGCCCTCCGGCGCAAGCTATGTCGTAACCGACCTCAGCCAGCCGATGCTCGATTACGCCGCTTCGCGGCAAGAACCCGACAGCCGCATCACGTGGCGCCAGGCTGATGCCCTGGCGCTGCCGTTCGAGGACGCGGCCTTCGATGTCGTTTGCTGTCAGTTCGGCGCGATGTTTTTTCCAGACCGCACGCTTGGCTACCGTGAGGCAAAGCGCGTGCTCAAGCCCGGAGGACGTTTTCTGTTCAACGTATGGGATCGCATCGAGGAGAATGTCTTTGCGGACGATATAACGAACGCGCTTGCGCGGATTTTTCCGGACGATCCGCCGCGCTTTCTGGCCCGCACGCCGTACGGCTACCACGATACGGCACTGATCCGCCGCGAGCTGGAGGACGCAGGTTTCTCCCGAGTGGTGATCGAGACGCGGGCCGAACAAAGTCGTGCATCCTCGCCGCGCATTCCGGCCGTTGGCTATTGTCAGGGCTCCCCCCTTCGCAACGAAATCGAGGCCAGGGACGCGGGCAAACTGGAAGCGGCGACGGACTATGCCGCATCGGTGATTGGGGATAGGCACGGCAGCGGCGAGGTCGCGGCCAAAATTCAGGCGCATGTCATAGTGGCTGTGGCCTGA
- a CDS encoding cytochrome c — protein sequence MRSGVGHAAAVLALAGSLLAAPSLAEGPSNAIVKARQASMKEMAAAAKAIAEMFDGKRAYEPAAFRAAAGTLSARTGPALIAEFPAGTLGAPSAAKPEVDQARPEFEALARHIGRLADALAAKAEKAPAGITADMRMTGPPMDGGSLLGKRPRAARADPAGMPAEHLLHLILQDCSSCHSKFRQRQQ from the coding sequence ATGAGGTCCGGCGTCGGGCACGCGGCGGCGGTGCTGGCGCTGGCCGGCTCGCTGCTCGCCGCCCCGTCGCTGGCAGAGGGGCCAAGCAATGCAATCGTCAAGGCGCGCCAGGCTTCGATGAAGGAGATGGCGGCGGCCGCGAAGGCGATCGCCGAGATGTTCGACGGCAAGCGCGCCTATGAGCCGGCGGCCTTCAGGGCGGCAGCGGGCACGCTCAGCGCCCGCACCGGCCCTGCCCTGATCGCGGAATTCCCTGCCGGCACGCTGGGCGCGCCGTCAGCTGCCAAACCGGAAGTCGACCAGGCCCGGCCGGAGTTCGAGGCGCTCGCCCGCCACATCGGCCGGCTCGCCGATGCGCTCGCCGCCAAAGCAGAGAAGGCGCCGGCCGGGATCACCGCCGACATGCGGATGACCGGTCCGCCAATGGATGGCGGCAGCCTGCTCGGCAAGCGGCCGCGCGCAGCGCGGGCCGATCCCGCCGGCATGCCGGCCGAACATCTCCTGCACCTCATCCTGCAGGACTGTTCGAGCTGCCATTCGAAGTTCCGGCAAAGGCAGCAGTGA
- a CDS encoding DUF2231 domain-containing protein, protein MANHTIPHNPHSTASIAGHPVHAMLIPFPIAFFVATFVCDLIFWRTGNPAWVTPTLWLLGGGLIMAALAALAGLTDVLGDAQIRNLQDVWLHAGGNALVVLIELYNWYSRYAQGEAAVLPVGLVLSLIVVLVLLFTGWKGWGMVYRHHVGVADGPDQMR, encoded by the coding sequence ATGGCTAACCATACGATCCCCCACAATCCGCACAGCACGGCGAGCATTGCCGGCCATCCTGTCCATGCAATGCTGATCCCGTTCCCGATCGCCTTCTTTGTCGCGACCTTCGTTTGCGACCTCATCTTCTGGCGGACCGGCAATCCGGCCTGGGTCACGCCGACGCTCTGGCTGCTCGGGGGCGGTCTGATCATGGCCGCGCTGGCCGCTCTTGCCGGTCTGACCGATGTGCTCGGCGATGCACAGATCCGCAATCTCCAGGACGTATGGCTGCACGCCGGCGGCAATGCGCTCGTCGTCCTGATTGAGCTTTACAACTGGTACTCGCGATATGCCCAAGGCGAGGCGGCGGTGCTGCCGGTTGGCCTCGTCCTGTCGCTGATCGTTGTGCTTGTCCTGCTGTTCACCGGCTGGAAGGGCTGGGGAATGGTCTACCGGCATCACGTGGGGGTTGCCGACGGCCCGGACCAGATGCGCTGA
- a CDS encoding RNA-binding protein, producing the protein MVFTKHSGIFGPGELELLQKVFDQLCNERRLALKDGDQRKQLARDVIQAFQSGFTAEVELWHSLSKRRAARVRSDLA; encoded by the coding sequence ATGGTTTTCACCAAACACAGCGGCATATTTGGCCCAGGCGAGCTTGAGCTTCTCCAGAAGGTATTTGACCAACTGTGCAACGAGCGCCGTCTGGCCCTTAAGGACGGCGACCAAAGAAAACAGCTTGCCCGCGACGTCATCCAAGCGTTCCAAAGCGGCTTCACCGCTGAAGTGGAGTTGTGGCACTCGCTTTCGAAGCGCCGCGCGGCCAGGGTGCGAAGCGACCTGGCTTGA
- a CDS encoding tlde1 domain-containing protein produces MAGLYSVSTSLTAASNGLPQSLVAPRNIALAGQRRHLANAWAPRLAAAGGYKTGSLTGGCDADCVGLATSFAPSAVTHDGKAARLKPATPDSVAFEKISVAREKVVLEASAADVADRFDTVVKRAGLSPQKLADAFHRAENAPFLLASLPAASRFGGAAQSDPSGPAEARFGSSQVDVKRASELALALANVMPEETVDVPTAVALANSDAPDLSAGAPDGGQAEVQVASVPPQDGLPDSIAVPGLRPRATLERATEAPEQNAERKPEPAKSQASQAARPQPARPEPAKPQPAAVDTAEGQQSPRSLRLSDQALSGVQGSKPLVPDSKPAKRGKAQPSEMLAYAKPDTPERGGLGRAFGSLFNSPSTGNGVAVYDISAATVYMPDGSKLEAHSGYGSMVDQPRFVNRKNVGPTPPDTYNLSMRESRFHGVEAIRLTPTSGNNKYNRNGLLAHTYMLRGGRAESNGCVVFKDYHRFLAAYKKGKIKRLVVVPRLTRSPTQVAQEGRQG; encoded by the coding sequence GTGGCAGGGCTCTATTCGGTAAGCACCTCGCTCACCGCTGCCTCCAACGGATTGCCGCAGAGCCTGGTCGCGCCGCGCAACATCGCGCTCGCCGGCCAGCGCCGCCACCTTGCCAATGCCTGGGCGCCGCGCCTTGCCGCGGCCGGCGGCTACAAGACGGGCTCGCTCACCGGCGGCTGCGATGCCGACTGTGTCGGTCTCGCCACCAGCTTCGCGCCCTCCGCTGTAACCCATGACGGCAAGGCGGCGCGCCTGAAGCCGGCGACGCCGGATAGCGTCGCTTTTGAAAAGATCAGCGTTGCGCGTGAGAAGGTCGTTCTGGAGGCTTCCGCCGCGGATGTCGCCGACCGTTTCGACACCGTGGTCAAGCGCGCCGGGCTTTCGCCGCAGAAACTCGCCGATGCCTTCCATCGCGCGGAGAACGCGCCCTTCCTGCTTGCGAGCCTGCCGGCGGCGAGCCGCTTCGGCGGCGCCGCCCAGAGCGATCCGAGCGGTCCGGCCGAGGCACGCTTCGGCTCAAGCCAGGTCGATGTCAAGCGTGCGTCCGAGCTGGCGCTTGCCCTAGCCAATGTCATGCCCGAAGAGACGGTCGACGTGCCGACCGCCGTCGCGCTCGCCAACAGCGATGCGCCCGATCTTTCGGCGGGTGCTCCCGACGGTGGACAGGCTGAAGTGCAGGTCGCCTCGGTGCCGCCGCAGGATGGCTTGCCCGATAGCATCGCCGTGCCCGGCTTGAGGCCGCGGGCCACGCTCGAGCGCGCGACCGAGGCGCCCGAACAGAATGCCGAGCGCAAGCCGGAACCGGCCAAGTCGCAGGCAAGCCAGGCGGCCAGGCCCCAGCCAGCCAGGCCGGAACCTGCCAAGCCGCAGCCGGCCGCCGTCGATACCGCGGAAGGCCAGCAGTCGCCGCGCTCGCTGAGGCTCTCCGACCAGGCGCTTTCGGGTGTGCAGGGCTCGAAGCCTCTCGTGCCGGACTCTAAGCCCGCCAAGCGCGGCAAGGCGCAGCCCTCCGAGATGCTCGCCTATGCCAAGCCGGACACGCCTGAGCGCGGCGGCCTCGGCAGGGCTTTCGGGAGCCTGTTCAATTCGCCTTCGACGGGCAATGGCGTCGCCGTCTACGACATCTCGGCGGCGACCGTCTACATGCCCGACGGCTCGAAGCTCGAGGCGCATTCGGGGTATGGCTCGATGGTCGACCAGCCGCGCTTCGTCAACCGCAAGAATGTCGGCCCGACGCCGCCCGACACCTACAATCTGTCGATGCGTGAATCGCGCTTCCACGGCGTCGAGGCGATCCGGCTGACGCCGACCAGCGGCAACAACAAATATAACCGCAACGGCCTGCTCGCGCACACCTATATGCTGCGCGGCGGCCGCGCCGAATCCAACGGCTGCGTCGTCTTCAAGGACTATCACCGCTTCCTTGCCGCCTACAAGAAAGGCAAGATCAAGCGCCTCGTCGTGGTGCCCCGCCTGACCAGGTCGCCCACCCAGGTCGCCCAGGAAGGCCGCCAGGGCTAG
- a CDS encoding FAD-dependent oxidoreductase, with translation MRRPTHDAIVIGGGPAGASAALALARRGWAVAIVEKSAFPRRKVCGEYISASNLALLDRLGIGDSWRAEAGPEVRRVGLFSGDTRIEAPMPGARAGPAARDGFGRALGRDILDSLLLDAARSAGAEIFQPSRAIAVERDGDRQAVRIQAKGGSSPDEATILRAPVIVAAHGSWEPGPLPSQLGKVNRPSDLLGFKAHFTGSSLPPDLMPLLTFPGGYGGMVLADHGRMSISCCIRRNVLTRLRASLARAGGGHVTAAEAVEHHILATCRGVRDALEQARRDGPWLAAGPIRPGIRAGYEADIFRVGNAAGESHPIIAEGISMALQSGWLLAHELGGAASGQGKLEAAGRRYEAAWRGLFMTRIVAAEAIARLALGPGGAALIEAVVRNFPRTLTLGARLSGKTKAVPGLADARLAR, from the coding sequence ATGAGGCGGCCAACCCACGATGCGATCGTCATCGGTGGCGGTCCGGCGGGCGCGTCTGCGGCGCTGGCGCTCGCCCGGCGCGGATGGGCCGTCGCGATCGTGGAAAAGAGCGCGTTTCCGCGCCGCAAGGTGTGCGGCGAATACATTTCGGCAAGCAACCTCGCGCTCCTCGACAGGTTGGGGATCGGCGATTCCTGGCGCGCCGAGGCCGGTCCCGAAGTCCGCCGGGTCGGCCTGTTTTCCGGCGACACCCGCATCGAGGCGCCAATGCCGGGCGCGCGTGCTGGACCCGCGGCAAGAGACGGTTTCGGCCGCGCGCTTGGCCGCGACATATTGGATAGCTTGCTGCTCGATGCCGCCCGCTCGGCTGGCGCGGAAATCTTCCAGCCCAGTCGCGCCATCGCCGTCGAACGCGACGGTGATCGCCAGGCGGTGCGGATCCAGGCTAAAGGCGGCAGCTCCCCCGACGAGGCGACGATCCTTCGGGCGCCGGTGATCGTCGCCGCGCACGGCTCGTGGGAGCCGGGGCCGCTGCCGAGCCAGCTTGGAAAGGTCAATCGCCCCTCGGACCTGCTCGGCTTCAAGGCGCATTTCACCGGATCATCGCTGCCGCCCGACCTGATGCCGCTGCTGACATTCCCGGGCGGCTATGGCGGCATGGTGCTCGCCGACCACGGCCGTATGTCGATCTCCTGCTGCATAAGGCGCAATGTGCTGACCCGGCTGCGCGCCAGCCTTGCCCGCGCGGGCGGCGGCCATGTCACGGCGGCCGAGGCCGTCGAGCATCACATCCTGGCGACTTGCCGGGGCGTGCGGGACGCCCTGGAGCAGGCCCGCCGCGACGGTCCGTGGCTTGCCGCCGGTCCGATCCGGCCAGGCATCCGCGCCGGCTACGAAGCGGACATCTTCCGCGTCGGCAATGCCGCCGGCGAGTCGCATCCGATCATCGCCGAGGGCATATCGATGGCGCTTCAGTCCGGCTGGCTTCTGGCACATGAGCTCGGCGGGGCGGCAAGCGGGCAGGGGAAGCTCGAGGCGGCCGGCAGGCGCTACGAGGCGGCCTGGCGGGGATTGTTCATGACACGGATCGTCGCCGCCGAAGCCATCGCCCGACTGGCCCTTGGCCCCGGCGGCGCAGCCTTGATAGAGGCGGTCGTCCGCAATTTCCCGCGGACGTTGACGCTGGGGGCGCGGCTTAGCGGCAAGACGAAAGCCGTTCCCGGCCTCGCCGATGCACGCCTTGCTCGATAA